In the genome of Roseovarius sp. Pro17, the window CCGCGCGTTCGCCCGCAGGCGTGCTGCGCCAGCCAGGCAATGCGGCGCGTGCAGCTTTTACAGCGGCATCCACGTCCTGCGCATTTCCATTGGCAATCTTGTCGAAGGCCTCGCCAGTTGATGGGTCGACGCAATCCAGTGTTTCGCTGGCGTTCGACGCCACCCAATCGCCCGCGACATAGATCTGCTGCGTCATATCGTCCCCCTGTTGCGCAATTTTCTCAGGTTACGCGCTGGTGGCGCTAGGGGCAAAACAGGGTTTTCCTATCCTTTGCTTTACCAAATCCTATCGGTGCTACCGCGAGGGCCGGCTAAGCACGTAGATCGCCGCGCCACTCATGCAGATCGTCTGCACAGCAATAAGCCGCCATGACAGCCCGCCTAACAGAGAGGCCAGCAAGACGGCGCCCATCGCCGTACAGGCCATAGCCTTGTAGCGCGGCGCGATGGCGCCATGTGCTTCCCAGTCGGCGATGATCGGGCCAAAGGCGCGATTGCCGGTCAGCCAAGCGCGCAACCGCGGCGCGCTGCGTGCGAATGCAAAAGCGGCCAGCAGAACAAAAGGCGTCGTCGGCAAGAGCGGCAGTATCACCCCCACCGCACCCAGCGCCAAGGAAACCGACCCGACGCAGACCCATAGCGCGCGGATCACAGCGCCGCTCTTGGGGCGCTCAATCGGGCCTTTTTCCGGCGGGGGCGGATCAGGTTGCATGGCACCTCGCGCTCTTGTCAGTGATCTTTGGCAGACCAATAACGTTTTACCTGAATTCTCAATCAGAAATTATGGCCAAACGCTCCAACGTCCAAAACGCTTTAGCGTCGCGCCCGCATTCTGAACAGACCAAGAGTCGCGCAACGTCTATCAATTGGGCGAGGTCGCACACGGCCAAACGCGCCGATGTTGGACGATCGCGCCTAAGTCAAATTCCTCAGGCCGATTTCAACACCGAAACCGGGCCATGCCCCGCCGCCCAATGGCGCGCCGCCGCGCCGAACGCCTCAAACAGCGGGCGCGAGACAGGGTCAATTGCGGCGTTCCACTCCGGATGCCATTGAACAGCCAGCGCAAAGCCGGCCGCACCGCTGATATGGATCGCCTCGGCAGTACCGTCGCGCGCGTGGCCATCAACAATCACGCGAGGGCCCGGCGTCGCGATACCCTGCCCGTGCAGCGTGTTGGTCATAACCTCGCGCGCGCCCATCAGGCGGTGAAACACACCCCCTTCGGTAAAGCTGACAAAATGGCGCAGGGCAAACTGCTCTTCCAGCGTGCCTTCGGGTGGCATCCGATGATCATCGCGCCCCGGCAGGTCGCGGATTTCGGGATAGAGGGTTCCCCCCAGCGCCACGTTCACCTCCTGAAAGCCGCGGCAAAGGCCCAGGATCGGCTGGCCTGCCTCGACGCAGGCGCGCACCAGTGGCAATGTGATCGCATCGCGCGCCGGATCAAACGCGCCATGAGCGTCTGTTGCAAGCTCGCCGTACTGATCCGGGTGCACGTTCGCGCGCCCCCCGGTCAGCACGAACCCATCACAAACCTCCATCAACTCGTCCACGCCGACCAGTTCGGGGTCGGCGGCGATAATATAGGGCATCCCGCCCGCCACCTGCGCCACCGCGTCCAGATTCATCCGCCCGACGGCATGGACCGGATAGCGATTCTCAATGACATAATGATTGCCTATGATGCCGATGACGGGACGTTTCATATGTGGCCTTCGCGATGAAATTCAGATGCCCGCACTTTCACCGCAGATTGCGAAAAATTCAACCCTATCGCGCGTCATCCGCGCCCCGCTAACAAAAAGCCAGAGCAGGGCCTCGCGCTAGTCCGAACCAGCGTCAGAGCCGGTCACTTCGGTGCCGATACCATCCTCAACTCCGCCCGCCTCACCGGGGTCGTTCCCGGCATAGCTAAGCCACGTCACCAGCCCAAACAGCAGCACGACAGCGAAAACCACCATGCCGATCATTCCAGCGATGGGTGTCTTGTGCGCGGCCTTAGTCTTTTCGGTGTTTGTGTCGGGTGCAGACATCTGCGTACTCCATTTGCTGAATGCGCGGCCTCTGCGCCGCGATAGGCCATTGAAGGCCGATTATTAACGCTCTAACTCTGACACGAGCCAAGAGGTTCCGACCAAAAGGATGCAGCAATGTCGCACGCCGCCCCCCAAGCCATTCACCTTGCCGACTATACCCCGCCAAACTGGCTGGTGAGCAGTGTGCATCTGACGTTCCGGCTGGACCCCACCGGCACGCGGGTGCTTAGCCGCATCGAATTCGCACCGAATCCCGACGCGTCCAGTCGCGATTTCGCGCTGGACGGCGAGAACATGAAATTGATTTCGGCCCGTATCGACGGCGCTGAGGTCACGCCCGACGTCGGCGCGCATGGCCTTACCTGCGACGTCCCGGACGGCGCGTTCACCTGGGAGGCGGAGGTTGAAATCAATCCAGCGTCCAACACCGCGCTCGAAGGGCTCTACATGTCCAGCGGCATGTATTGCACCCAATGCGAGGCCGAAGGCTTTCGCAAGATCACCTACTACCCCGATCGCCCTGATGTGATGAGCGTTTTCACCGTTCGCATCGAGGGCGACGAGCCTGTGATGCTCTCGAACGGCAATCCCGGCAATAGCGGCGATGGCTTTGCAGAATGGCATGACCCGTGGCCAAAACCGGCCTACCTCTTTGCGCTGGTGGCCGGGCGACTGGTCAATCATCCGGGCAGTTTTACCACCATGTCAGGCCGCGAGGTCGACCTGAACATCTGGGTGCGCCCCGGCGACGAGGGCAAATGCGCCTTTGGAATGCAGGCGTTGAAGGATTCCATGCGCTGGGACGAAGAGGTTTACGGGCGCGAATACGATCTGGACCTGTTCAACATTGTCGCCGTCGATGATTTCAACATGGGCGCGATGGAAAACAAGGGGCTGAATATCTTCAACTCGTCCTGCGTCCTCGCCTCACCCGAGACGTCGACCGACGCCAATTTTGAGCGGATTGAGGCGATAATTGCGCATGAGTATTTTCACAACTGGACGGGCAACCGCATTACCTGCCGCGACTGGTTTCAGCTGTGCCTGAAAGAAGGGCTGACGGTCTTTCGCGATGCGCAGTTCACCTCAGACATGCGCAGTGCGCCGGTCAAGCGGATCGAGGATGTCATCGTCCTGCGCGCGCGGCAATTCCGCGAGGATAACGGGCCATTGGCGCATCCGGTCCGGCCCCACAGCTTTGTCGAGATCAACAATTTCTACACCGCGACTGTCTATGAAAAGGGTGCCGAGCTGATCGGGATGCTGAAAACGCTAGTTGGCGATGAGGCATGGTCCAAGGCGCTAACGCTCTACTTCCAGCGCCACGACGGGCAGGCCTGCACGATCGAGGACTGGCTGAAAGTGTTCGAGGATGTGACGGGCCGCGATCTGGCACAGTTCAAGCGTTGGTACGAGGATGCAGGCACACCGCGCCTGTCGGTCACCGATGAGTTTAAGGACGGCACATACACCCTTAATTTCAAACAAGAAACACCTCCAACGCCGGGGCAGGACAGCAAGCCGCCTCGCGTCATCCCCATTGCCGTCGGCCTACTGGGCCAGAACGGTGATGAGGTAGTCGAGACGCGCATCCTTGAGATGAACAAGGCCGAGCAGAATTTTGAATTCACTGGGCTTTCCGCCCATCCTATCCCATCGATCCTGCGCGGCTTTTCGGCCCCGGTGATCCTGATGCGCGAGACGAACGATGCCGAGCGCGCCTTCCTTCTGGCCCACGACACTGACCCCTTCAATAAATGGGAGGCGGGGCGCGCCCTTGCCCGTGCGGGCCTGTTGGAAATGATCAGCGAAGGGGCCAACCCCGATGCCGCCTATCTTGAGGCGGTTCGCACGATGGCGACGGATGACAGTCTTGATCCCGCCTTTCGCGCGCTGACGCTTGGGCTGCCCAGCCAGGACGATCTGGCGCAGGCGATCCATGATGCCGGCAGCACGCCCGATCCGCAGGCGATCTGGGACGCGCTGGAAGCACTCAAAGACGCCCGCGCGGAGGCGTTGGAGGATACCGCCAACGCGCTATACAGCCAGCATCAGGTCGGCGAGACCTACCGCCCCGACGCCGAACAATCCGGCGCACGTGCGCTGGCAAATGCAGCGCTGGCAATGATCACCCGCCGCGATGGCGGTGCTGCGGCGCAGGCGCAGTACGATTCTGCCGACAACATGACCCAGCAGTTGGCGGCGCTGGGGTGCCTTTTGCAAGCGGGCAAGGGCGATACGGCTGTGCAGGCCTTTTACGAGCAGTGGCAGGATGACCGACTGGTGATCGACAAATGGTTCGGCCTGCAGATCGCTCATGCCGCGCCCGATCAAACGGTAGCAGTGACCGAGCGGCTGACTCAGCATCCTGATTTCACAATGAAAAATCCCAACCGGTTTCGCGCAACGCTTGGCGCGTTGGCAGGATCACCTGCCGGATTCCATCACGCCAGCGGCGAGGGGTATCGCCTGCTCGCGGACTGGCTGATCAAGCTTGATCCGCTGAACCCGCAGACGACAGCGCGCATGTGTTCGGCGTTCGAGACCTGGCGACGCTATGACGATGCGCGTCAGACACTTATCAAAAAACAACTGCGGCGTATCGCGGATCAACCAAAGCTAAGCCGCGACACCACCGAGATGGTCGGGCGCATCCTGCAAAGCTAAACGGGACCGGCGCGATTCAACGGTCGGTCTTGGCGCTGCGCAGTAACTCGATGGATTTCGGGCGCCGCTGCGGACGTGGCGATTTGGTGATGGCGCAATAACTCTGGCCGCGCAGCCAAGACGACATGTCGGTCCGCTTGTTCGAAATGCGTAACGGTCCCCAATCGGCGGCGACGCCGCGCCAGCGCCCCTCCTTGATCGCGATCGCCTTGTCGCGTGTCACGGTGCGCGCCATGATGCGGATCGCACAGCTGAGGTTGTCGCCCCCATCCTTTAACGCTCCGCCTGTGCGTGCGCGGCAGCCATGGCCGCGCGCGGTGCTCGGCAGGATCTGCAAGAGGCCAAACCACAGCCCACCGCCGCCCACTGCCTTGGCGCGATAGGTGCTTTCGTGTTTGGACAGTGTCGACAGAAACCCGACCCAAAAGGCGCGGCGCTGCGCCACATTCGCCGATGGATAGCCGGGGCACCACGCGGCAATGTCGCGGGGCACGGTGCTGACCAGCGGCGCGCCGTGCTGGGCCAGCGCCGCCAGTGCGTCGCGCGTCCAGGCCGCGCCGCCGGGGCGGTGATCCCAGCGGGCCTTGGGGATTTCAGCCGAGCGCGCGGCGGGTCGGGTCGGCGTGGTGGGCACGACATCTGAGGCGTGCGCGATCTGCGCTGCGGGCGCTGCGCACAACAGCGCGCAAAGGCATAGGGAGGTCCAGTTCATGCGCCATAATCGCTGAAAATCCGCGGGCAGGCAATGCCGCCCCCCACGGGCCTTGGTTAGCGGCGGTTTAACGCATCATCACCGCATTTCCCAAGGCCCGACATGTTTTGGCCCGAAAGCGAAAGCAAACCGGTCACATGACTAGAGCGTTTAGGCTCAGACCTGAAACCGGGATGACCCGAAACGCAGCGAAACAAATGAGTATTGCCCGCGTTCCGTGAAAATCTGTATCTCAGGTTTTCGCGAAACGTGGTAGCACAGGAAGGCCCGCTGATCGTGATCCCCCCGATGACCAGAACGATGACCAGACTTTGGGGGCGCGCCAGTGCCCTGCTTGGTCGCAGCGGAGCGCATCCCGGCACCAGCGGGCGTGTTTCCACCAGCCGCTCGCACGCTGATCTGGACAGGCTCAGCAGCCACATCATCCTGCCCTCGATCCACGTCACCGACGAAGAAATGGCGCGCGCTGCCTATCAGGATCGCGGCCTGTATCTCGCCCGCCAAGAGATGTGGGATCAACTGGCACAACAAATCCGGCAGGCGGACCATGACCGCACGGCGACCCCCGGCGGCGAATCGGCGGCGATGCTGCTGGCCTTCGGTGCGCGCAGCGACGTGATTTCGATGGCCGAGGATGCACTGCATGACGGCGTCGCCCCGAAACCCGATGGTATCGATGCGTTCGAGTCGGTCGCGCAGGAGCATCCGGGCGCGTACCCAATTCAGCTGATCGTGGCGCTGGCGCATCTCGATATGTTTTGGGCTTGGCACGCCATCCCTGCCGCCAATACGCTGGACAGCGCACCGTCCAAAGCGCGCCATCATGCCGGGCGTGCGCACGCATTGCTCGAGGGTCTGTGCGGTTTTGAAGAAGACGCGCCGTCGCTGGTCGCCGCACATTGCGCGCTGTCGGGCGCCCTATCGACCACCGCCAGAGGCCACGAGCCGCGCATTGCAGATCACTTTGAAGATCTGATTGATCTGGACCCGGCGAGCCCGCGCCACATGCGCGCCCTCGGCGCCGCCATGCTGCCCGCCCGAATGGGCAGCTACCGCGAACTGGAACTGGAAGCGCGCCGCACCGCTGTGCGCACCGGCGATGTCTGGGGTGCAGGGGCATACACTTGGGTCTATTTCGATGCGCTTGCGCAGGACGCGGGCGCATTGACGTTGCTGGATGCCGCGTTTTTTGTCGACGGGCTGCATGATATCCTGCGCCGCCGTCCCGACCAGCACAGCGCGAACCTGCTGGCCGCCTTCTGCGCGGTCACGATGCGCGCCGGTATTGAGGTTGCGCCCGCAGATCGCACCGCGCGCGCAACGCTGCACGATAGCCTGACATGGATCCTGCGCGACCACCTGCATGAGTTACATCCGCTGATCTGGACACAGGCGTTGCATCGCCCCGGCGCCGCGCCTCTGCCCTCGCGCAAGGCCCTGATCAGCGAAGGGAGGCGCACTGCCCTGCACGCTATCGCCGCGCAATTTGCCGACGATATCGGCCGCGGCCAATCCATCGCATTCTCACCTTCGGGCATGTATATGCTGCCCTCGCCCTGAAGGGCGCGCGCCTCTTGCCCCACGCGCGCGGCTGACTTAGAACGCAGGCGACCTGACCAAAGGACGCCGCCCATGCTGGACCTGACATATGAGACCCCGAAACCACGCGTGATCGCAGGTGCGAAACACGATTGGGAACTGGTCATCGGCATGGAGGTGCATGCGCAGGTCGCGTCGAACTCGAAACTGTTTTCGGGCGCGTCTACCCGTTTTGGCGCCGAGCCCAATTCAAACGTCGCGTTTGTTGATGCCGCAATGCCCGGCATGTTGCCTGTCATCAACGAATTTTGCATTGAGCAGGCGGTGCGCACGGGCCTTGGCCTTAAGGCGCAGATCAATCTGAAATCGGCGTTTGATCGCAAGAATTACTTTTATCCCGACCTGCCGCAAGGCTATCAGATCAGCCAGCTATACCACCCCATCGTCGGCGAGGGCGAAGTGCTGGTGGATATGGAGCCCGGCATCGCTCGGCTGGTCCGGATCGAGCGCATCCATATGGAGCAGGACGCAGGCAAATCCATCCACGACATGGACCCGAACATGTCCTTCGTCGATCTGAACCGCACGGGCGTCTGCCTGATGGAAATCGTCAGCCGCCCCGACATTCGCGGCCCCGAAGAGGCGGCGGCCTATGTCCTGAAAATGCGCCAGATTCTGCGTTACCTCGGCACGTGCGACGGCAACATGCAGAACGGTAATCTGCGCGCCGATGTGAACGTCAGCATCTGCCGCCCCGGCCAGTACGAAAAATATCAGGAAACGCAGGATTTCAGCCACCTTGGCACGCGCTGCGAGATCAAGAACATGAACTCCATGCGGTTCATTCAGGCCGCCATCGACGTCGAGGCGCGCCGCCAGATCGCCATTGTCGAGGGTGGCGGCGAGGTGGTGCAGGAAACGCGCCTCTATGATCCGGACAAGAACGAGACGCGGTCAATGCGCTCCAAGGAAGAGGCGCATGATTATCGCTACTTCCCCGATCCCGACCTTCTGCCGCTGGAGATTGAGCAGGAATGGGTCGATCAGATAGAAGCGTCCCTGCCCGAGCTGCCTGACGCCAAAAAGGCGCGCTTTGTCAAAGATTTCGCCCTGTCTGAATACGACGCCAGCGTCCTGACAGCTGAGGTCGCCAACGCCGCCTATTTCGAATCCGCAGCCCTTGGTCGCGATGGCAAGCTAGTGGCGAACTGGGTCATCAACGAGTTGTTCGGGCGCCTGAAAAAGGAAGCTGCGGATATCACCGACAGTCCGGTCAGCCCCGCGCAAATGGGCGCTATCGTGGACCTGATCGCATCCGACGCAATCTCAGGCAAGATCGCCAAGGATCTCTTTGAGATCGTCTATACCGAGGGTGGTGATCCCGCGAAAATCGTCGATGAGCGCGGCATGAAACAGGTCACCGACACCGGCGCGATTGAGACCGCCGTTGATCAGATCATTGCCGACAACCCCGCTCAGGTCGAAAAGGCGCAGGCCAATCCAAAGCTGGCTGGCTGGTTCGTCGGTCAGGTGATGAAAGCAACCGGCGGCAAGGCAAACCCCAAGGCGGTGAACGACATCGTCGCTGCCAAACTGGGGCTATAATGACGGACGACGCACAAATCGGCCCTGCCCTGTCGGACTGGATGGTCGTTCGACCTGAATGGATCGACTACAATGGGCATCTGAACATGGCCTATTATAGTGTGCTCTTCGATGATGGCATCGTCGACGTTTATCGCCTGATCGGCTTTGGCGCGGACTATGCGCGCACGCGCGGCATGACCACCTATGTTGCCGATTTCCGTGTGCGCTATCTGCGCGAATTGCATGAGGGGGATCGCGTGCGCTGCTCGGTCCAGCTGCTGGATCACGACGCTAAACGCTTTCACAGCTTTCAGCAGTTGATTCACGAGGACGGCTGGGTCGCCGCCACAGCCGAGGCGCTGACGCTGCATATCGACATGAGTGGCCCGCGCGTCGCACCCATGCCCGACGATATCGCCGCGCGCGTCGCGGCCATGCAGGCAGCACATAACGCCCTGCCCGTTCCCGAGGCCGTGGGCCTGCCCATGGGTATCAGGCGCAAGAGCTAGGCGCGGACCTTTCAACCATGCGGCCACGCGGATAAGCTGACGCAAATCAACCCAATCGACGAGGAAGCGGCACCATGGCGCATTATGAATACAAGGTGATCCCCGCCCCCGCCAAAGGCACCAAGACGCCCGGCGTCAAGGCGCCCGAGGCGCGGTTTGCCAACACAGTCGAGGCACTGCTGAACCTACAGGCAGCCGAGGGCTGGGACTACATGCGCACCGATATTCTACCCAGCGACGAGCGGCAGGGCCTGACCTCGACGCAAACGGTCTATCGCACGCTGATGGTGTTCCGCCGCGCCAAGGCCGAAGAAGAGAGCGCCGCTGATGAGGTCATCTCGACTGCCCAGACCGTAGCCGAGGCAGTATCGCCGGATGTTGATGAGCCCGATACCGCTAAACGTGAGCGTCGCGAACCTGCTCTGACGCCAATCCAGCCCTCTCGTGCGGACCCAGCCGAGCCGATCAAGACACCGGCAGAGCCGGGATCGGAACCTGACACGCCGGGGCCAAAGACACCGAAAGAAGACTAGACCGGGGCGCTCTGGCCAAAGCGGCTCAGGCATCCACCTCGATCGCCAACGCATGAATGCGCCCGATCAGGTCTGGACCGATGGCCGTATGGATCGCCCTGTGGCGCGCAATTCGGGACAAAGGCGTGAGCGCATCCGCCCGAATGCGCACCCGAAAATGCGATTGTCCGCCCTCTGGATAACCGGCGTGACCACGATGCGACTCACTTTCGTCAATAACTTCAAGGAATTGTGCATCAAAGCTGCGTTCCAACGCCGCGCGGATTTCTGCCGCCTTATCCATATTAATGCCCCTCGCCCCCTTCAATTCGCGTGAGTTTAGGGTAATGTATCCGCTTCGACTCGAAAAGGGGTGCCAGATGAGCAAATCAGATCCATTCGGTTTTGACATGTCCGTGTCATCGGCCAAAAAGAAAAACCCCCGCGGTCGGCGTGGCATGTCCGGCGCGTCCGAGACGTCGACCCGCCTCTGCGAGCATGAGGGCTGTCAGGAGCCGGGCAAATACCGCGCGCCCAAGGCGCCCGACGTGCTGGACGAATTCTTTTGGTTCTGCCAGCAGCATGTGCGCGAATATAACCTTAAGTGGAACTTTTTCGACGGCACAACCGAGGCCGAGATCAACGCACAGCTGTCAAAGGACAAGGTGT includes:
- a CDS encoding YbaN family protein, with product MQPDPPPPEKGPIERPKSGAVIRALWVCVGSVSLALGAVGVILPLLPTTPFVLLAAFAFARSAPRLRAWLTGNRAFGPIIADWEAHGAIAPRYKAMACTAMGAVLLASLLGGLSWRLIAVQTICMSGAAIYVLSRPSR
- a CDS encoding gamma-glutamyl-gamma-aminobutyrate hydrolase family protein, with translation MKRPVIGIIGNHYVIENRYPVHAVGRMNLDAVAQVAGGMPYIIAADPELVGVDELMEVCDGFVLTGGRANVHPDQYGELATDAHGAFDPARDAITLPLVRACVEAGQPILGLCRGFQEVNVALGGTLYPEIRDLPGRDDHRMPPEGTLEEQFALRHFVSFTEGGVFHRLMGAREVMTNTLHGQGIATPGPRVIVDGHARDGTAEAIHISGAAGFALAVQWHPEWNAAIDPVSRPLFEAFGAAARHWAAGHGPVSVLKSA
- the pepN gene encoding aminopeptidase N, which encodes MSHAAPQAIHLADYTPPNWLVSSVHLTFRLDPTGTRVLSRIEFAPNPDASSRDFALDGENMKLISARIDGAEVTPDVGAHGLTCDVPDGAFTWEAEVEINPASNTALEGLYMSSGMYCTQCEAEGFRKITYYPDRPDVMSVFTVRIEGDEPVMLSNGNPGNSGDGFAEWHDPWPKPAYLFALVAGRLVNHPGSFTTMSGREVDLNIWVRPGDEGKCAFGMQALKDSMRWDEEVYGREYDLDLFNIVAVDDFNMGAMENKGLNIFNSSCVLASPETSTDANFERIEAIIAHEYFHNWTGNRITCRDWFQLCLKEGLTVFRDAQFTSDMRSAPVKRIEDVIVLRARQFREDNGPLAHPVRPHSFVEINNFYTATVYEKGAELIGMLKTLVGDEAWSKALTLYFQRHDGQACTIEDWLKVFEDVTGRDLAQFKRWYEDAGTPRLSVTDEFKDGTYTLNFKQETPPTPGQDSKPPRVIPIAVGLLGQNGDEVVETRILEMNKAEQNFEFTGLSAHPIPSILRGFSAPVILMRETNDAERAFLLAHDTDPFNKWEAGRALARAGLLEMISEGANPDAAYLEAVRTMATDDSLDPAFRALTLGLPSQDDLAQAIHDAGSTPDPQAIWDALEALKDARAEALEDTANALYSQHQVGETYRPDAEQSGARALANAALAMITRRDGGAAAQAQYDSADNMTQQLAALGCLLQAGKGDTAVQAFYEQWQDDRLVIDKWFGLQIAHAAPDQTVAVTERLTQHPDFTMKNPNRFRATLGALAGSPAGFHHASGEGYRLLADWLIKLDPLNPQTTARMCSAFETWRRYDDARQTLIKKQLRRIADQPKLSRDTTEMVGRILQS
- a CDS encoding transglycosylase SLT domain-containing protein translates to MNWTSLCLCALLCAAPAAQIAHASDVVPTTPTRPAARSAEIPKARWDHRPGGAAWTRDALAALAQHGAPLVSTVPRDIAAWCPGYPSANVAQRRAFWVGFLSTLSKHESTYRAKAVGGGGLWFGLLQILPSTARGHGCRARTGGALKDGGDNLSCAIRIMARTVTRDKAIAIKEGRWRGVAADWGPLRISNKRTDMSSWLRGQSYCAITKSPRPQRRPKSIELLRSAKTDR
- the gatB gene encoding Asp-tRNA(Asn)/Glu-tRNA(Gln) amidotransferase subunit GatB, whose amino-acid sequence is MLDLTYETPKPRVIAGAKHDWELVIGMEVHAQVASNSKLFSGASTRFGAEPNSNVAFVDAAMPGMLPVINEFCIEQAVRTGLGLKAQINLKSAFDRKNYFYPDLPQGYQISQLYHPIVGEGEVLVDMEPGIARLVRIERIHMEQDAGKSIHDMDPNMSFVDLNRTGVCLMEIVSRPDIRGPEEAAAYVLKMRQILRYLGTCDGNMQNGNLRADVNVSICRPGQYEKYQETQDFSHLGTRCEIKNMNSMRFIQAAIDVEARRQIAIVEGGGEVVQETRLYDPDKNETRSMRSKEEAHDYRYFPDPDLLPLEIEQEWVDQIEASLPELPDAKKARFVKDFALSEYDASVLTAEVANAAYFESAALGRDGKLVANWVINELFGRLKKEAADITDSPVSPAQMGAIVDLIASDAISGKIAKDLFEIVYTEGGDPAKIVDERGMKQVTDTGAIETAVDQIIADNPAQVEKAQANPKLAGWFVGQVMKATGGKANPKAVNDIVAAKLGL
- a CDS encoding thioesterase family protein, which produces MTDDAQIGPALSDWMVVRPEWIDYNGHLNMAYYSVLFDDGIVDVYRLIGFGADYARTRGMTTYVADFRVRYLRELHEGDRVRCSVQLLDHDAKRFHSFQQLIHEDGWVAATAEALTLHIDMSGPRVAPMPDDIAARVAAMQAAHNALPVPEAVGLPMGIRRKS
- a CDS encoding BolA family protein, with translation MDKAAEIRAALERSFDAQFLEVIDESESHRGHAGYPEGGQSHFRVRIRADALTPLSRIARHRAIHTAIGPDLIGRIHALAIEVDA